From the Candidatus Peribacteria bacterium genome, one window contains:
- a CDS encoding HAD family phosphatase, which translates to MNGLLRIYDLDGTLTDSNESHVRATKLAFEEFALPFPKDFGELNGQGVRLRDLLKDMNLPQEDIDEFRRIRDTHHIEWLQENAEWLESAEEILARQRKAREKIAIVTNSTDGFVDAANVRLGVRNKTDLIITTTTPGIEKGKPDPAGLLMVARLFGVQPEQCLFIGDQGFDVMAAQRAKMKSCLVRGPHTHYSGEPADYEITHISDVLKTIN; encoded by the coding sequence ATGAACGGACTTCTCCGCATTTATGATCTGGACGGCACTCTTACAGACTCAAACGAGTCGCACGTCCGTGCTACCAAATTGGCTTTTGAAGAATTTGCCCTCCCTTTCCCCAAAGACTTCGGTGAGCTGAATGGCCAGGGCGTCCGTTTGCGGGACCTTTTGAAAGACATGAATCTCCCGCAGGAGGATATCGATGAATTCCGGCGGATCCGTGACACGCACCACATTGAGTGGCTGCAGGAAAATGCAGAGTGGCTAGAATCAGCCGAGGAGATTCTTGCAAGACAGCGCAAGGCCCGCGAAAAGATTGCCATTGTCACGAATTCCACAGACGGCTTTGTAGATGCAGCCAACGTCAGACTGGGCGTTCGCAACAAGACTGATCTGATTATTACAACCACCACGCCCGGTATTGAAAAAGGGAAGCCCGATCCGGCTGGACTCCTGATGGTTGCCCGGCTGTTTGGTGTACAACCCGAACAGTGCCTGTTCATCGGCGATCAGGGGTTTGACGTGATGGCTGCACAAAGAGCAAAGATGAAAAGCTGCCTGGTCCGTGGCCCGCATACGCATTACTCAGGAGAGCCTGCGGATTACGAAATCACACATATCAGCGATGTACTGAAGACAATCAATTAA
- a CDS encoding ribonuclease J, which produces MKTVKDWLQRYNAATPGATNTDRPKNGQQPTQQGATGPQKNAAGTPQAGARAPQHNRHGQRGPRPQQGQRPAQREQTQGAVQPVMQVDGKRGGLKLYPLGGFEQVGRNCFVLEVDGDIFIIDLGLQFPDDDMLGIDYLIPDITCLKGRENRIKAVLFTHGHLDHIGAVQHLLPQLHFPPMYGTKLTMAFVKKRLDEENITSKANSNVVPYGQKVVFGKVQVEFLRVTHSIPDSAAIAVHTPYGTILHTGDFKFDLTPMNEPPADFQRLSELGQKGVLAIIADSTNATKPGNSKSESEIADTIRNLIAGAEGRVIISTFSSLLNRVQQVIDVAKETNRKIYLSGRSMETNVEIAMNLGYLKAPRGLVRKASPGMEKLRDDEVIIITTGSQGEEMAGLARMGLGTHRAVNVKKGDTVILSSNPIVGNERAVAKVVNNLYLKGAVVKTNSEFALHTTGHGYQNDILLMHRLVRARHVIPEHGEPHMRAAHADLARKIGYPDNQIHLLTNGEILEFETGGALRKSKQKAPFRDVIIDGRGAAGEGQKVLTDRKVMSGAGAIIVLFKVYAESKRLVGDPDVITRGLIYGSEQTEIMSEVIAAAKKAYEEELGRGTTDRKEFKRAVTGALYRYFDRKLDREPMVIPLFVEV; this is translated from the coding sequence ATGAAAACGGTGAAAGATTGGTTGCAGCGATACAATGCTGCGACTCCGGGCGCGACCAACACTGATCGTCCCAAAAACGGACAGCAGCCTACCCAGCAGGGGGCTACTGGCCCTCAGAAGAATGCCGCTGGAACACCACAGGCAGGAGCTCGCGCTCCGCAACATAATCGTCACGGCCAGCGTGGACCGCGCCCGCAACAGGGTCAGCGCCCCGCTCAGCGTGAACAGACACAGGGTGCAGTGCAACCCGTAATGCAGGTCGACGGTAAGCGCGGCGGACTCAAGCTCTATCCTCTCGGAGGATTCGAGCAGGTCGGACGCAACTGTTTCGTCCTCGAAGTCGATGGAGACATCTTTATTATCGACCTGGGACTTCAGTTCCCGGATGACGATATGCTCGGTATCGACTATCTCATTCCGGACATCACGTGCCTCAAGGGACGCGAAAACCGGATCAAGGCTGTGCTCTTTACACACGGTCACCTTGACCACATCGGTGCAGTGCAGCATCTCCTTCCGCAACTCCACTTCCCACCCATGTACGGCACAAAGCTGACGATGGCGTTTGTGAAGAAGCGTCTTGATGAAGAAAACATTACAAGCAAAGCCAACTCCAACGTCGTGCCCTACGGACAGAAGGTTGTGTTTGGCAAAGTGCAAGTTGAATTCCTGCGCGTCACGCATTCCATTCCGGATTCCGCAGCCATTGCGGTACACACACCGTACGGAACCATCCTGCACACGGGAGACTTCAAATTCGACTTAACGCCGATGAACGAACCGCCTGCAGACTTCCAGAGACTCTCCGAGCTCGGGCAGAAAGGTGTGCTCGCGATCATTGCAGACTCCACGAATGCCACCAAGCCGGGTAACTCAAAGAGTGAAAGCGAAATTGCGGATACCATCCGGAACCTCATTGCAGGTGCCGAAGGAAGAGTGATCATTTCCACCTTCAGTAGCCTCCTCAACCGCGTGCAGCAGGTGATTGATGTTGCCAAGGAAACGAATCGCAAGATTTATCTTTCCGGCCGCAGCATGGAAACCAACGTCGAAATCGCGATGAATCTCGGATACCTGAAAGCGCCGCGCGGACTCGTCCGCAAAGCGAGCCCGGGCATGGAGAAGCTGCGCGACGACGAAGTCATTATCATCACCACGGGAAGCCAGGGTGAAGAAATGGCCGGCCTCGCCCGCATGGGACTCGGGACGCACAGAGCAGTCAACGTGAAGAAAGGCGACACGGTGATCCTCAGCTCCAATCCGATTGTGGGAAACGAGCGCGCTGTCGCGAAGGTCGTAAACAATCTGTACCTCAAGGGTGCAGTCGTGAAGACCAACAGCGAATTTGCACTCCACACCACCGGTCACGGCTACCAGAACGACATCCTCCTGATGCACCGCCTGGTCCGCGCCCGTCACGTGATTCCTGAACACGGCGAACCGCACATGCGCGCTGCGCACGCGGACCTCGCACGCAAGATCGGCTACCCGGACAACCAGATCCACTTGCTCACCAACGGCGAAATCCTCGAATTTGAAACCGGGGGAGCGCTCCGGAAGAGCAAGCAGAAAGCCCCGTTCCGCGATGTGATTATCGACGGACGCGGTGCTGCCGGCGAAGGCCAGAAAGTTCTCACAGACCGCAAGGTCATGAGCGGCGCCGGTGCGATCATTGTGCTCTTCAAAGTCTATGCCGAAAGCAAGAGACTCGTCGGCGACCCCGATGTGATTACCCGCGGTCTGATCTACGGATCGGAACAAACGGAAATCATGAGCGAAGTGATTGCCGCTGCAAAGAAAGCCTACGAAGAAGAACTCGGACGAGGCACTACCGACCGCAAAGAATTCAAACGTGCGGTGACGGGAGCCTTATACCGGTACTTCGACCGCAAGCTCGATCGCGAACCGATGGTTATCCCTCTCTTTGTAGAGGTCTAA